One window of the Equus caballus isolate H_3958 breed thoroughbred chromosome 2, TB-T2T, whole genome shotgun sequence genome contains the following:
- the ATP13A2 gene encoding polyamine-transporting ATPase 13A2 isoform X4 — translation MSADSSPLVGNTPAGYGTLTIETSVDPLSSSVSSVRLSGYCGSPWRVIGYHAVVWMMAGIPLLLFRWKPVWGVRLRLQPCNLARAETLVIEIRDKEDSSWQLYTVQVQTEAISEDSLELPPQAQAGDSRSQAAVGAVPEGAWKDTAQLHRNEEARMLRYYLFQGRRYVWIETQQAFCQVSLLDHGRTCDDIHHSRSGLGPHDQTVRKTIYGPNVISVPVKSYPQLLVDEALNPYYGFQAFSIGLWLADHYYWYALCILLISTVSICLSLYKTRKQSQTLRDMVKLSVRVCVCRPGGEEEWVDSSELVPGDCLVLPREGGLVPCDAALVAGECMVNESSLTGESVPVLKTALPEGPGPYCPETHRRHTLFCGTLVLQARAFVGPQVLAVVTRTGFCTAKGGLVSSILHPRPINFKFYKHSMKFLAALSVLAFFGTIYSIFILHRNQVPLHEIVIRALDLVTVVVPPTLPAAMTVCTLYAQSRLRSQGIFCIHPLRINLGGKLRLVCFDKTGTLTEDSLDVMGVVPLKGQAFLPLVPEPHRLPTGPLLRALATCHALSRLQDTPVGDPMDLKMVESTGWVLEEGPAADSVFGTQVLAVMRPPLREPQLQGTEEPPVPLSILGRFPFSSALQRMNVVVAWPGAAQPEAYVKGSPELVAGLCNPATVPTDFTQMLQSYTAAGYRVVALASKPLPIAPSLEAAQQLTRDTVEQDLSLLGLLVMRNLLKPQTTPVIQALRRTRIRTVMVTGDNLQTAVTVARGCGMVGPQERLVIVHATPPERGQPASLELLPVEPSTAENGAKDPDQAASYIVEPDPRSSHLALSGSTFGVLMKHFPRLLPKVLVQGTVFARMAPEQKTELVCELQKLQYCVGMCGDGANDCGALKAADVGISLSQAEASVVSSFTSSVASIECVPMVIREGRCSLDTSFSVFKYMALYSLTQFISVLLLYTINTNLGDLQFLTIDLVITTTVAVLMSRTGPALELGRARPPGALLSVPVLGSLLLQVALVASVQLGGYFLTVGQPWFVPLNRTVPAPDNLPNYENTVVFSLSSFQYLILAAAVSKGAPFRRPIYTNVPFLVALALLSSILVGLLLVPGLLQGPLALRNIADTCFKLLLLALVAFNFVGAFMLESVLDQCLPGCLLRLRPKRASKKRFKQLEQELAEQPWPPPGPGR, via the exons ATGAGCGCAG ACAGCAGCCCTCTCGTGGGCAACACGCCGGCCGGCTATGGGACCCTGACGATAGAGACGTCTGTCGATCCCCTCAGCTCCTCAGTTTCATCCGTG AGGCTCAGCGGCTACTGTGGCAGTCCGTGGAGGGTCATCGGCTATCACGCCGTGGTCTGGATGATGGCGGGGATCCCTTTGCTGCTGTTCCGCTGGAAGCCCGTGTGGGGGGTGCGGCTGCGGCTCCAGCCATGCAACCTGGCCCGCGCGGAAACACTCGTCATCgaaataagagacaaagag GATAGTTCTTGGCAGCTCTACACTGTCCAGGTGCAGACGGAGGCCATCAGTGAAGACAG CCTGGAGCTGCccccccaggcccaggcagggGACAGCCGGAGCCAGGCGGCCGTGGGGGCAGTACCAGAGGGCGCATGGAAGGACACCGCCCAGCTCCACAGGAACGAAGAGGCG CGGATGCTGCGTTACTACCTGTTTCAGGGCCGCCGCTACGTCTGGATCGAGACCCAGCAGGCCTTCTGCCAAGTCAG CCTGCTGGACCATGGCCGCACCTGTGACGACATCCACCACTCCCGCTCCGGCCTCGGCCCCCATGACCAAACCGTGAG GAAGACCATCTACGGCCCCAACGTGATCAGCGTACCAGTCAAGTCCTATCCGCAGCTGCTGGTGGATGAG GCACTGAACCCCTACTATGGCTTCCAGGCCTTCAGCATCGGGCTGTGGCTGGCCGACCACTACTACTGGTACGCCCTGTGCATCCTCCTCATCTCCACCGTCTCCATCTGCCTGTCGCTGTACAAGACCAGAAAG CAAAGCCAGACCCTGAGGGACATGGTCAAGCTGTCCGTGCGGGTGTGCGTGTGCCGGCCTGGGGGAG AGGAGGAGTGGGTCGACTCCAGCGAGCTGGTGCCTGGAGACTGCCTGGTGCTGCCCCGGGAGGGCGGGCTGGTGCCCTGCGATGCCGCCCTGGTGGCTGGCGAGTGCATGGTCAACGAGAGCTCCCTAACAG GGGAGAGCGTTCCAGTGCTGAAGACGGCCCTGCCGGAGGGGCCGGGGCCCTACTGCCCAGAGACCCACCGGCGGCACACACTCTTCTGCGGGACCCTCGTCTTGCAGGCCCGCGCCTTTGTAGGACCCCAAGTCCTGGCGGTGGTGACCCGGACAG gGTTCTGCACGGCTAAGGGGGGCCTAGTGAGCTCCATCTTGCATCCCCGGCCCATCAACTTCAAGTTCTACAAACACAGCATGAAGTTTCTGGCTGCCCTCTCTGTCCTGG CTTTCTTCGGCACCATCTACAGCATCTTCATCCTACACCGCAACCAG GTGCCTCTGCATGAGATTGTGATCCGGGCTCTGGACCTGGTGACAGTGGTGGTGCCGCCCACCCTGCCGGCCGCCATGACTGTGTGCACGCTGTACGCCCAGAGCCGGCTACGGAGCCAGGGCATCTTCTGCATCCACCCGCTGCGCATCAACCTGGGTGGCAAGCTCCGGCTGGTGTGTTTCGACAAG ACAGGCACCCTCACTGAGGACAGCTTGGATGTGATGGGGGTGGTGCCCCTGAAGGGGCAGGCGTTCCTGCCCCTGGTCCCAGAGCCCCACCGCCTGCCCACGGGCCCCCTGCTCCGAGCACTGGCCACCTGCCATGCCCTCAGCCGGCTCCAGGACACCCCAGTGGGCGACCCCATGGACCTCAAGATGGTGGAATCTACTGGCTGG GTCCTGGAGGAGGGGCCAGCTGCAGACTCGGTGTTTGGGACCCAGGTCTTGGCGGTAATGAGACCCCCTCTTCGGGAGCCCCAGCTGCAGGGCACG GAGGAGCCCCCAGTGCCGCTCAGCATCCTCGGCCGCTTTCCCTTCTCGTCAGCCCTGCAGCGCATGAACGTGGTAGTGGCCTGGCCGGGGGCCGCTCAGCCTGAGGCCTACGTCAAAGGCTCCCCGGAGCTGGTGGCGGGCCTCTGCAACCCCGCCACAG TGCCCACCGACTTCACCCAGATGCTGCAGAGCTACACAGCTGCCGGCTACCGCGTGGTGGCCCTCGCTAGCAAGCCACTGCCCATCGCACCCAGCCTGGAAGCAGCTCAGCAACTGACGAG GGATACCGTGGAGCAGGATCTGAGCCTTCTGGGGCTGCTGGTCATGAGGAACCTGCTCAAACCACAGACGACACCCGTTATCCAGGCTCTGCGGAGGACCCGCATCCGCACCGTCATGGTGACAG GGGACAACCTGCAGACAGCGGTCACTGTGGCCCGGGGCTGTGGCATGGTGGGCCCCCAGGAGCGTCTGGTCATTGTCCACGCCACCCCCCCTGAGCGAGGCCAGCCCGCCTCCCTCGAGCTCCTACCAGTGGAACCCTCCACAGCCGAGAACGGGGCTAAG GATCCTGACCAGGCTGCAAGCTACATCGTGGAGCCAGACCCCCGATCCAGCCACCTGGCCCTCAGCGGGTCCACCTTTGGTGTCCTTATGAAGCACTTCCCCAGGCTGCTGCCCAAG GTCCTGGTCCAGGGCACCGTCTTTGCCCGAATGGCCCCTGAGCAGAAGACAGAGCTGGTGTGCGAGCTGCAGAAGCTTCA GTACTGCGTGGGCATGTGTGGGGATGGTGCCAACGACTGTGGGGCCCTGAAGGCGGCTGACGTGGGCATCTCACTCTCCCAGGCCGAGGCCTCCGTGGTCTCGTCCTTCACCTCCAGTGTGGCCAGCATCGAGTGTGTGCCCATGGTCATCAG GGAGGGCCGCTGTTCGCTCGACACGTCCTTCAGCGTCTTCAAGTACATGGCCCTGTACAGCCTGACTCAGTTCATCTCCGTCCTGCTTCTCTACACG ATCAACACCAACCTGGGCGACCTGCAGTTCCTGACCATCGACCTGGTCATCACCACCACGGTGGCGGTGCTCATGAGCCGTACGGGGCCAGCGCTGGAGCTGGGGCGGGCGCGGCCGCCGGGGGCACTTCTCAGCGTGCCCGTGCTGGGCAGCctgctgctgcaggtggccctggTGGCCAGTGTGCAGCTGGGGGGCTACTTCCTGACCGTAGGCCAGCCCTG GTTCGTGCCACTGAACAGGACAGTGCCCGCGCCGGACAACCTGCCCAACTATGAGAACACAGTGGTCTTCTCTCTGTCCAGCTTCCAGTACCTCATCCTGGCCGCGGCCGTGTCCAAGGGGGCGCCCTTCCGCCGGCCGATCTACACCAACG TGCCCTTCCTGGTGGCCCTGGCGCTCTTGAGCTCCATCCTGGTGGGCCTCCTCCTGGTCCCCGGCCTCCTGCAGGGGCCGCTGGCACTGAGGAACATTGCCGACACCTGCTtcaagctgctgctgctggccctggTCGCCTTCAACTTCGTGGGGGCCTTCATGCTGGAG AGTGTGCTGGACCAGTGCCTCCCGGGCTGCCTGCTGCGGCTCCGGCCCAAACGGGCCTCTAAGAAGCGCTTCAAGCAGCTGGAGCAGGAGCTGGCTGAGCAGCCGTGGCCGCCGCCCGGGCCCGGGAGGTAA
- the ATP13A2 gene encoding polyamine-transporting ATPase 13A2 isoform X6, with protein sequence MSADSSPLVGNTPAGYGTLTIETSVDPLSSSVSSVRLSGYCGSPWRVIGYHAVVWMMAGIPLLLFRWKPVWGVRLRLQPCNLARAETLVIEIRDKEDSSWQLYTVQVQTEAISEDSLELPPQAQAGDSRSQAAVGAVPEGAWKDTAQLHRNEEAGRRYVWIETQQAFCQVSLLDHGRTCDDIHHSRSGLGPHDQTVRKTIYGPNVISVPVKSYPQLLVDEALNPYYGFQAFSIGLWLADHYYWYALCILLISTVSICLSLYKTRKQSQTLRDMVKLSVRVCVCRPGGEEEWVDSSELVPGDCLVLPREGGLVPCDAALVAGECMVNESSLTGESVPVLKTALPEGPGPYCPETHRRHTLFCGTLVLQARAFVGPQVLAVVTRTGFCTAKGGLVSSILHPRPINFKFYKHSMKFLAALSVLAFFGTIYSIFILHRNQVPLHEIVIRALDLVTVVVPPTLPAAMTVCTLYAQSRLRSQGIFCIHPLRINLGGKLRLVCFDKTGTLTEDSLDVMGVVPLKGQAFLPLVPEPHRLPTGPLLRALATCHALSRLQDTPVGDPMDLKMVESTGWVLEEGPAADSVFGTQVLAVMRPPLREPQLQGTEEPPVPLSILGRFPFSSALQRMNVVVAWPGAAQPEAYVKGSPELVAGLCNPATVPTDFTQMLQSYTAAGYRVVALASKPLPIAPSLEAAQQLTRDTVEQDLSLLGLLVMRNLLKPQTTPVIQALRRTRIRTVMVTGDNLQTAVTVARGCGMVGPQERLVIVHATPPERGQPASLELLPVEPSTAENGAKDPDQAASYIVEPDPRSSHLALSGSTFGVLMKHFPRLLPKVLVQGTVFARMAPEQKTELVCELQKLQYCVGMCGDGANDCGALKAADVGISLSQAEASVVSSFTSSVASIECVPMVIREGRCSLDTSFSVFKYMALYSLTQFISVLLLYTINTNLGDLQFLTIDLVITTTVAVLMSRTGPALELGRARPPGALLSVPVLGSLLLQVALVASVQLGGYFLTVGQPWFVPLNRTVPAPDNLPNYENTVVFSLSSFQYLILAAAVSKGAPFRRPIYTNVPFLVALALLSSILVGLLLVPGLLQGPLALRNIADTCFKLLLLALVAFNFVGAFMLESVLDQCLPGCLLRLRPKRASKKRFKQLEQELAEQPWPPPGPGR encoded by the exons ATGAGCGCAG ACAGCAGCCCTCTCGTGGGCAACACGCCGGCCGGCTATGGGACCCTGACGATAGAGACGTCTGTCGATCCCCTCAGCTCCTCAGTTTCATCCGTG AGGCTCAGCGGCTACTGTGGCAGTCCGTGGAGGGTCATCGGCTATCACGCCGTGGTCTGGATGATGGCGGGGATCCCTTTGCTGCTGTTCCGCTGGAAGCCCGTGTGGGGGGTGCGGCTGCGGCTCCAGCCATGCAACCTGGCCCGCGCGGAAACACTCGTCATCgaaataagagacaaagag GATAGTTCTTGGCAGCTCTACACTGTCCAGGTGCAGACGGAGGCCATCAGTGAAGACAG CCTGGAGCTGCccccccaggcccaggcagggGACAGCCGGAGCCAGGCGGCCGTGGGGGCAGTACCAGAGGGCGCATGGAAGGACACCGCCCAGCTCCACAGGAACGAAGAGGCG GGCCGCCGCTACGTCTGGATCGAGACCCAGCAGGCCTTCTGCCAAGTCAG CCTGCTGGACCATGGCCGCACCTGTGACGACATCCACCACTCCCGCTCCGGCCTCGGCCCCCATGACCAAACCGTGAG GAAGACCATCTACGGCCCCAACGTGATCAGCGTACCAGTCAAGTCCTATCCGCAGCTGCTGGTGGATGAG GCACTGAACCCCTACTATGGCTTCCAGGCCTTCAGCATCGGGCTGTGGCTGGCCGACCACTACTACTGGTACGCCCTGTGCATCCTCCTCATCTCCACCGTCTCCATCTGCCTGTCGCTGTACAAGACCAGAAAG CAAAGCCAGACCCTGAGGGACATGGTCAAGCTGTCCGTGCGGGTGTGCGTGTGCCGGCCTGGGGGAG AGGAGGAGTGGGTCGACTCCAGCGAGCTGGTGCCTGGAGACTGCCTGGTGCTGCCCCGGGAGGGCGGGCTGGTGCCCTGCGATGCCGCCCTGGTGGCTGGCGAGTGCATGGTCAACGAGAGCTCCCTAACAG GGGAGAGCGTTCCAGTGCTGAAGACGGCCCTGCCGGAGGGGCCGGGGCCCTACTGCCCAGAGACCCACCGGCGGCACACACTCTTCTGCGGGACCCTCGTCTTGCAGGCCCGCGCCTTTGTAGGACCCCAAGTCCTGGCGGTGGTGACCCGGACAG gGTTCTGCACGGCTAAGGGGGGCCTAGTGAGCTCCATCTTGCATCCCCGGCCCATCAACTTCAAGTTCTACAAACACAGCATGAAGTTTCTGGCTGCCCTCTCTGTCCTGG CTTTCTTCGGCACCATCTACAGCATCTTCATCCTACACCGCAACCAG GTGCCTCTGCATGAGATTGTGATCCGGGCTCTGGACCTGGTGACAGTGGTGGTGCCGCCCACCCTGCCGGCCGCCATGACTGTGTGCACGCTGTACGCCCAGAGCCGGCTACGGAGCCAGGGCATCTTCTGCATCCACCCGCTGCGCATCAACCTGGGTGGCAAGCTCCGGCTGGTGTGTTTCGACAAG ACAGGCACCCTCACTGAGGACAGCTTGGATGTGATGGGGGTGGTGCCCCTGAAGGGGCAGGCGTTCCTGCCCCTGGTCCCAGAGCCCCACCGCCTGCCCACGGGCCCCCTGCTCCGAGCACTGGCCACCTGCCATGCCCTCAGCCGGCTCCAGGACACCCCAGTGGGCGACCCCATGGACCTCAAGATGGTGGAATCTACTGGCTGG GTCCTGGAGGAGGGGCCAGCTGCAGACTCGGTGTTTGGGACCCAGGTCTTGGCGGTAATGAGACCCCCTCTTCGGGAGCCCCAGCTGCAGGGCACG GAGGAGCCCCCAGTGCCGCTCAGCATCCTCGGCCGCTTTCCCTTCTCGTCAGCCCTGCAGCGCATGAACGTGGTAGTGGCCTGGCCGGGGGCCGCTCAGCCTGAGGCCTACGTCAAAGGCTCCCCGGAGCTGGTGGCGGGCCTCTGCAACCCCGCCACAG TGCCCACCGACTTCACCCAGATGCTGCAGAGCTACACAGCTGCCGGCTACCGCGTGGTGGCCCTCGCTAGCAAGCCACTGCCCATCGCACCCAGCCTGGAAGCAGCTCAGCAACTGACGAG GGATACCGTGGAGCAGGATCTGAGCCTTCTGGGGCTGCTGGTCATGAGGAACCTGCTCAAACCACAGACGACACCCGTTATCCAGGCTCTGCGGAGGACCCGCATCCGCACCGTCATGGTGACAG GGGACAACCTGCAGACAGCGGTCACTGTGGCCCGGGGCTGTGGCATGGTGGGCCCCCAGGAGCGTCTGGTCATTGTCCACGCCACCCCCCCTGAGCGAGGCCAGCCCGCCTCCCTCGAGCTCCTACCAGTGGAACCCTCCACAGCCGAGAACGGGGCTAAG GATCCTGACCAGGCTGCAAGCTACATCGTGGAGCCAGACCCCCGATCCAGCCACCTGGCCCTCAGCGGGTCCACCTTTGGTGTCCTTATGAAGCACTTCCCCAGGCTGCTGCCCAAG GTCCTGGTCCAGGGCACCGTCTTTGCCCGAATGGCCCCTGAGCAGAAGACAGAGCTGGTGTGCGAGCTGCAGAAGCTTCA GTACTGCGTGGGCATGTGTGGGGATGGTGCCAACGACTGTGGGGCCCTGAAGGCGGCTGACGTGGGCATCTCACTCTCCCAGGCCGAGGCCTCCGTGGTCTCGTCCTTCACCTCCAGTGTGGCCAGCATCGAGTGTGTGCCCATGGTCATCAG GGAGGGCCGCTGTTCGCTCGACACGTCCTTCAGCGTCTTCAAGTACATGGCCCTGTACAGCCTGACTCAGTTCATCTCCGTCCTGCTTCTCTACACG ATCAACACCAACCTGGGCGACCTGCAGTTCCTGACCATCGACCTGGTCATCACCACCACGGTGGCGGTGCTCATGAGCCGTACGGGGCCAGCGCTGGAGCTGGGGCGGGCGCGGCCGCCGGGGGCACTTCTCAGCGTGCCCGTGCTGGGCAGCctgctgctgcaggtggccctggTGGCCAGTGTGCAGCTGGGGGGCTACTTCCTGACCGTAGGCCAGCCCTG GTTCGTGCCACTGAACAGGACAGTGCCCGCGCCGGACAACCTGCCCAACTATGAGAACACAGTGGTCTTCTCTCTGTCCAGCTTCCAGTACCTCATCCTGGCCGCGGCCGTGTCCAAGGGGGCGCCCTTCCGCCGGCCGATCTACACCAACG TGCCCTTCCTGGTGGCCCTGGCGCTCTTGAGCTCCATCCTGGTGGGCCTCCTCCTGGTCCCCGGCCTCCTGCAGGGGCCGCTGGCACTGAGGAACATTGCCGACACCTGCTtcaagctgctgctgctggccctggTCGCCTTCAACTTCGTGGGGGCCTTCATGCTGGAG AGTGTGCTGGACCAGTGCCTCCCGGGCTGCCTGCTGCGGCTCCGGCCCAAACGGGCCTCTAAGAAGCGCTTCAAGCAGCTGGAGCAGGAGCTGGCTGAGCAGCCGTGGCCGCCGCCCGGGCCCGGGAGGTAA
- the ATP13A2 gene encoding polyamine-transporting ATPase 13A2 isoform X9 translates to MSADSSPLVGNTPAGYGTLTIETSVDPLSSSVSSVRLSGYCGSPWRVIGYHAVVWMMAGIPLLLFRWKPVWGVRLRLQPCNLARAETLVIEIRDKEDSSWQLYTVQVQTEAISEDSLELPPQAQAGDSRSQAAVGAVPEGAWKDTAQLHRNEEARMLRYYLFQGRRYVWIETQQAFCQVSLLDHGRTCDDIHHSRSGLGPHDQTVRKTIYGPNVISVPVKSYPQLLVDEALNPYYGFQAFSIGLWLADHYYWYALCILLISTVSICLSLYKTRKQSQTLRDMVKLSVRVCVCRPGGEEEWVDSSELVPGDCLVLPREGGLVPCDAALVAGECMVNESSLTGESVPVLKTALPEGPGPYCPETHRRHTLFCGTLVLQARAFVGPQVLAVVTRTGFCTAKGGLVSSILHPRPINFKFYKHSMKFLAALSVLAFFGTIYSIFILHRNQVPLHEIVIRALDLVTVVVPPTLPAAMTVCTLYAQSRLRSQGIFCIHPLRINLGGKLRLVCFDKVLEEGPAADSVFGTQVLAVMRPPLREPQLQGTEEPPVPLSILGRFPFSSALQRMNVVVAWPGAAQPEAYVKGSPELVAGLCNPATVPTDFTQMLQSYTAAGYRVVALASKPLPIAPSLEAAQQLTRDTVEQDLSLLGLLVMRNLLKPQTTPVIQALRRTRIRTVMVTGDNLQTAVTVARGCGMVGPQERLVIVHATPPERGQPASLELLPVEPSTAENGAKDPDQAASYIVEPDPRSSHLALSGSTFGVLMKHFPRLLPKVLVQGTVFARMAPEQKTELVCELQKLQYCVGMCGDGANDCGALKAADVGISLSQAEASVVSSFTSSVASIECVPMVIREGRCSLDTSFSVFKYMALYSLTQFISVLLLYTINTNLGDLQFLTIDLVITTTVAVLMSRTGPALELGRARPPGALLSVPVLGSLLLQVALVASVQLGGYFLTVGQPWFVPLNRTVPAPDNLPNYENTVVFSLSSFQYLILAAAVSKGAPFRRPIYTNVPFLVALALLSSILVGLLLVPGLLQGPLALRNIADTCFKLLLLALVAFNFVGAFMLESVLDQCLPGCLLRLRPKRASKKRFKQLEQELAEQPWPPPGPGR, encoded by the exons ATGAGCGCAG ACAGCAGCCCTCTCGTGGGCAACACGCCGGCCGGCTATGGGACCCTGACGATAGAGACGTCTGTCGATCCCCTCAGCTCCTCAGTTTCATCCGTG AGGCTCAGCGGCTACTGTGGCAGTCCGTGGAGGGTCATCGGCTATCACGCCGTGGTCTGGATGATGGCGGGGATCCCTTTGCTGCTGTTCCGCTGGAAGCCCGTGTGGGGGGTGCGGCTGCGGCTCCAGCCATGCAACCTGGCCCGCGCGGAAACACTCGTCATCgaaataagagacaaagag GATAGTTCTTGGCAGCTCTACACTGTCCAGGTGCAGACGGAGGCCATCAGTGAAGACAG CCTGGAGCTGCccccccaggcccaggcagggGACAGCCGGAGCCAGGCGGCCGTGGGGGCAGTACCAGAGGGCGCATGGAAGGACACCGCCCAGCTCCACAGGAACGAAGAGGCG CGGATGCTGCGTTACTACCTGTTTCAGGGCCGCCGCTACGTCTGGATCGAGACCCAGCAGGCCTTCTGCCAAGTCAG CCTGCTGGACCATGGCCGCACCTGTGACGACATCCACCACTCCCGCTCCGGCCTCGGCCCCCATGACCAAACCGTGAG GAAGACCATCTACGGCCCCAACGTGATCAGCGTACCAGTCAAGTCCTATCCGCAGCTGCTGGTGGATGAG GCACTGAACCCCTACTATGGCTTCCAGGCCTTCAGCATCGGGCTGTGGCTGGCCGACCACTACTACTGGTACGCCCTGTGCATCCTCCTCATCTCCACCGTCTCCATCTGCCTGTCGCTGTACAAGACCAGAAAG CAAAGCCAGACCCTGAGGGACATGGTCAAGCTGTCCGTGCGGGTGTGCGTGTGCCGGCCTGGGGGAG AGGAGGAGTGGGTCGACTCCAGCGAGCTGGTGCCTGGAGACTGCCTGGTGCTGCCCCGGGAGGGCGGGCTGGTGCCCTGCGATGCCGCCCTGGTGGCTGGCGAGTGCATGGTCAACGAGAGCTCCCTAACAG GGGAGAGCGTTCCAGTGCTGAAGACGGCCCTGCCGGAGGGGCCGGGGCCCTACTGCCCAGAGACCCACCGGCGGCACACACTCTTCTGCGGGACCCTCGTCTTGCAGGCCCGCGCCTTTGTAGGACCCCAAGTCCTGGCGGTGGTGACCCGGACAG gGTTCTGCACGGCTAAGGGGGGCCTAGTGAGCTCCATCTTGCATCCCCGGCCCATCAACTTCAAGTTCTACAAACACAGCATGAAGTTTCTGGCTGCCCTCTCTGTCCTGG CTTTCTTCGGCACCATCTACAGCATCTTCATCCTACACCGCAACCAG GTGCCTCTGCATGAGATTGTGATCCGGGCTCTGGACCTGGTGACAGTGGTGGTGCCGCCCACCCTGCCGGCCGCCATGACTGTGTGCACGCTGTACGCCCAGAGCCGGCTACGGAGCCAGGGCATCTTCTGCATCCACCCGCTGCGCATCAACCTGGGTGGCAAGCTCCGGCTGGTGTGTTTCGACAAG GTCCTGGAGGAGGGGCCAGCTGCAGACTCGGTGTTTGGGACCCAGGTCTTGGCGGTAATGAGACCCCCTCTTCGGGAGCCCCAGCTGCAGGGCACG GAGGAGCCCCCAGTGCCGCTCAGCATCCTCGGCCGCTTTCCCTTCTCGTCAGCCCTGCAGCGCATGAACGTGGTAGTGGCCTGGCCGGGGGCCGCTCAGCCTGAGGCCTACGTCAAAGGCTCCCCGGAGCTGGTGGCGGGCCTCTGCAACCCCGCCACAG TGCCCACCGACTTCACCCAGATGCTGCAGAGCTACACAGCTGCCGGCTACCGCGTGGTGGCCCTCGCTAGCAAGCCACTGCCCATCGCACCCAGCCTGGAAGCAGCTCAGCAACTGACGAG GGATACCGTGGAGCAGGATCTGAGCCTTCTGGGGCTGCTGGTCATGAGGAACCTGCTCAAACCACAGACGACACCCGTTATCCAGGCTCTGCGGAGGACCCGCATCCGCACCGTCATGGTGACAG GGGACAACCTGCAGACAGCGGTCACTGTGGCCCGGGGCTGTGGCATGGTGGGCCCCCAGGAGCGTCTGGTCATTGTCCACGCCACCCCCCCTGAGCGAGGCCAGCCCGCCTCCCTCGAGCTCCTACCAGTGGAACCCTCCACAGCCGAGAACGGGGCTAAG GATCCTGACCAGGCTGCAAGCTACATCGTGGAGCCAGACCCCCGATCCAGCCACCTGGCCCTCAGCGGGTCCACCTTTGGTGTCCTTATGAAGCACTTCCCCAGGCTGCTGCCCAAG GTCCTGGTCCAGGGCACCGTCTTTGCCCGAATGGCCCCTGAGCAGAAGACAGAGCTGGTGTGCGAGCTGCAGAAGCTTCA GTACTGCGTGGGCATGTGTGGGGATGGTGCCAACGACTGTGGGGCCCTGAAGGCGGCTGACGTGGGCATCTCACTCTCCCAGGCCGAGGCCTCCGTGGTCTCGTCCTTCACCTCCAGTGTGGCCAGCATCGAGTGTGTGCCCATGGTCATCAG GGAGGGCCGCTGTTCGCTCGACACGTCCTTCAGCGTCTTCAAGTACATGGCCCTGTACAGCCTGACTCAGTTCATCTCCGTCCTGCTTCTCTACACG ATCAACACCAACCTGGGCGACCTGCAGTTCCTGACCATCGACCTGGTCATCACCACCACGGTGGCGGTGCTCATGAGCCGTACGGGGCCAGCGCTGGAGCTGGGGCGGGCGCGGCCGCCGGGGGCACTTCTCAGCGTGCCCGTGCTGGGCAGCctgctgctgcaggtggccctggTGGCCAGTGTGCAGCTGGGGGGCTACTTCCTGACCGTAGGCCAGCCCTG GTTCGTGCCACTGAACAGGACAGTGCCCGCGCCGGACAACCTGCCCAACTATGAGAACACAGTGGTCTTCTCTCTGTCCAGCTTCCAGTACCTCATCCTGGCCGCGGCCGTGTCCAAGGGGGCGCCCTTCCGCCGGCCGATCTACACCAACG TGCCCTTCCTGGTGGCCCTGGCGCTCTTGAGCTCCATCCTGGTGGGCCTCCTCCTGGTCCCCGGCCTCCTGCAGGGGCCGCTGGCACTGAGGAACATTGCCGACACCTGCTtcaagctgctgctgctggccctggTCGCCTTCAACTTCGTGGGGGCCTTCATGCTGGAG AGTGTGCTGGACCAGTGCCTCCCGGGCTGCCTGCTGCGGCTCCGGCCCAAACGGGCCTCTAAGAAGCGCTTCAAGCAGCTGGAGCAGGAGCTGGCTGAGCAGCCGTGGCCGCCGCCCGGGCCCGGGAGGTAA